The Streptomyces sp. HSG2 genome has a segment encoding these proteins:
- a CDS encoding ABC transporter permease, with translation MGRYVLRRLSQMVPVFVGATLLIFLMVNVMGDPVAGLCGERQCDPATAARLRREFGLDKPLWQQYPAYLGSVFTGDFGTAFNGRPVAELMAEAFPVTIRLTVVAVLFEIVLGVTLGVVTGLRRGRPVDTSVLVLTLVVISVPTFVTGLLLQLLLGVEWGWITPSVSADAGLGELIVPGLVLASVSLAYVTRLTRASVAENRRCDYVRTAVAKGLPRRRVVTRHLLRNSLIPVVTFIGTDIGALMGGAIVTERIFNIHGVGYQLYQGILRQNTQTVVGFVTVLVLVFLAANLLVDILYAVLDPRIRYV, from the coding sequence ATGGGACGGTATGTCCTCCGGCGACTGTCGCAGATGGTCCCGGTCTTCGTCGGGGCCACGCTGCTGATCTTCCTGATGGTCAACGTGATGGGCGACCCCGTCGCCGGTCTGTGCGGGGAACGGCAGTGCGACCCGGCGACGGCGGCCCGGCTCCGGCGGGAGTTCGGCCTCGACAAGCCGCTGTGGCAGCAGTACCCGGCCTACCTCGGCAGCGTCTTCACCGGGGACTTCGGCACCGCCTTCAACGGCAGGCCGGTCGCGGAGCTGATGGCGGAGGCTTTCCCGGTCACCATCCGGCTGACCGTCGTGGCGGTGCTCTTCGAGATCGTCCTCGGGGTCACCCTGGGCGTGGTGACCGGACTGCGGCGAGGCCGCCCCGTCGACACCTCGGTCCTGGTGCTCACCCTGGTGGTCATCTCGGTGCCCACCTTCGTCACCGGGCTCCTGCTCCAGCTGCTCCTCGGGGTGGAGTGGGGGTGGATCACACCCTCGGTCTCCGCCGACGCGGGTCTCGGCGAACTGATCGTCCCCGGTCTGGTCCTGGCGTCCGTGTCCCTGGCCTACGTCACCCGGTTGACCCGCGCCTCGGTCGCGGAGAACCGGCGCTGCGACTACGTCCGCACCGCCGTCGCCAAGGGGCTCCCGCGACGTCGGGTGGTGACCCGGCACCTGCTGCGCAACTCCCTCATCCCCGTCGTCACGTTCATCGGGACGGACATCGGCGCGCTCATGGGGGGCGCCATCGTCACCGAGCGGATCTTCAACATCCACGGCGTCGGCTACCAGCTCTACCAGGGCATCCTGCGTCAGAACACGCAGACCGTCGTCGGTTTCGTCACCGTGCTGGTGCTGGTCTTCCTCGCCGCCAACCTCCTCGTCGACATCCTGTACGCCGTGCTCGACCCGAGGATCCGCTATGTCTGA